One window of the Pyxicephalus adspersus chromosome 5, UCB_Pads_2.0, whole genome shotgun sequence genome contains the following:
- the LOC140330418 gene encoding ubiquitin carboxyl-terminal hydrolase CYLD-like (The sequence of the model RefSeq protein was modified relative to this genomic sequence to represent the inferred CDS: added 109 bases not found in genome assembly): protein MERDTDDFLMYFILMEGVPVGNKTMDPGKLCYMSEESYLQRVTGDQNPAQSLNVHFLEDSTPLEVDVNVLHPLMRKQAALLLAITNPTERLSCFLERGLLDQAVKAEMGQRVLVEHEQKLYPALIHYIGNFLDSSTLLPPIYFGVELEGEGEGRGKTDGTYRGVTFFKCKQNSGLLLPFNKVIFSGVAPSDNLGSPSTPTRTQNPVNQGDKVAFFVDDKLMRGLVIFCSNQMAGGYVEVLPVRTAESAPPVCVPRELKGVNPPIVGGAETPKSPNDGKHKEQPLGRNLEVDSLVQIQFQEGELAYGIIRWLGCLPEKEDTMAGVELEEDKGCTDGSWKGCRYFFCAPKRGIFVKLKACQPDTRFLSSKDSEPKSLQFHEQSRDESYRVPGKIPPLQGSAALDILHGNMKGIQGHCNSCYMDAALFSLFSCSSALDSLLFKPASHPDGEIQRTLREEIVNPLRKNGFVSADSVMMLRHQLMQESRCPSFTTSEKDPEEFLNLIMQRIFRADPLLKLQSKGQGVQECYCYQIFIEKQQEMTVPNVQQLLEQSFHHSNLKLAEVPSCFILQMPRFGKEYKMFSKIVPSLELDITDLLLDNPRECIVCGQLATYECPDCFNDDFLSQHGLKQYCTLCSQQAHNHHKRKNHKPVVLKIPDSFLKGQGTKKIPRETLELFAVLCIETSHYVSFVKYGVEKGSWMFFDSMADRFGSENGYNIPQVSLCPEVATYLASPLKDLINQNPREMKGVAKRLFCDAYMYMYQSRRMALYK, encoded by the exons ATGGAGAGGGACACGGATGACTTCCTGATGTACTTCATCCTGATGGAGGGGGTCCCAGTGGGCAACAAAACGATGGACCCGGGTAAACTGTGCTACATGAGTGAAGAGTCGTATCTCCAGAGAGTGACCGGAGACCAGAACCCCGCACAGTCCCTCAATGTCCACTTCTTAGAGGACAGCACCCCACTGGAGGTGGACGTCAATGTCTTGCACCCCCTGATGAGGAAACAAGCGGCCCTACTGCTGGCCATCACCAACCCCACCGAGCGACTCAGCTGCTTCCTGGAGAGGGGACTCCTGGACCAGGCTGTCAAGGCCGAGATGGGTCAGCGGGTTCTGGTGGAACATGAACAGAAGCTGTACCCGGCCCTAATACACTATATAGGCAACTTCCTGGACAGCAGCACCCTACTGCCCCCTATATACTTTGGGGTGGAGCTAGAG GGGGAAGGTGAAGGCCGCGGGAAGACCGATGGCACATATAGgggggtgacattcttcaaatGTAAGCAGAACAGCGGCCTGCTGTTACCGTTCAATAAGGTTATTTTCTCTGGAGTCGCCCCGTCAGACAATCTGGGGTCCCCCTCAACTCCGACCAGGACACAGAACCCCGTTAATCAGGGGGACAAAGTTGCCTTCTTTGTGGATGACAAACTAATGCGAGGCCTGGTCATATTCTGCAGCAACCAGATGGCAGGGGGCTACGTGGAAGTCTTACCAGTAAGAACAGCTGAGAGTGCGCCCCCTGTCTGTGTACCCCGGGAGCTAAAGGGGGTAAAtccccccattgtgggaggggcagagacgcCC AAGAGCCCCAATGATGGCAAACACAAAGAACAACCTTTGGGCAGAAACCTCGAAGTAGATTCTTTGGTACAAATTCAGTTTCAAGAAGGGGAACTGGCCTATGGGATCATCCGGTGGTTGGGGTGTCTGCCAGAAAAGGAGGACACCATGGCCGGGGTGGAGCTG GAAGAAGATAAAGGTTGCACCGATGGCAGCTGGAAGGGGTGCCGGTATTTTTTCTGTGCCCCAAAACGCGGAATCTTTGTAAAATTGAAGGCTTGCCAGCCGGACACCAGATTTTTGTCTAGCAAAGACTCTGAACCAAAGAGCTTGCAGTTTCACGAGCAAA GTAGAGATGAAAGTTACAGGGTGCCCGGGAAGATCCCCCCGCTGCAAGGAAGTGCTGCTTTGGATATTTTACACGGTAATATGAAGGGAATACAGGGCCATTGTAACTCATGCTACATGGATGCTGCCCTCTTCAG CCTCTTCTCCTGTAGTTCAGCTTTGGACTCTTTACTCTTCAAGCCGGCGTCGCACCCTGACGGAGAGATCCAGAGGACCCTGAGAGAGGAGATTGTCAACCCTCTGCGCAA GAATGGATTTGTCTCAGCGGATAGCGTCATGATGCTACGACATCAGCTGATGCAGGAGAGTCGGTGCCCCAGCTTCACCACCTCGGAGAAAG ACCCGGAGGAATTCCTGAACCTGATCATGCAGAGAATCTTCAGGGCTGACCCTCTGCTGAAGCTGCA GTCGAAGGGTCAGGGTGTCCAGGAATGTTATTGCTACCAAATCTTCATAGAGAAGCAGCAGGAGATGACGGTCCCCAACGTCCAGCAGCTCCTGGAGCAATCCTTCCACCATTCCAACCTCAAGCTGGCCGAG ATCCCCGGGAATGCATTGTGTGCGGACAATTGGCCACCTATGAATGTCCTGATTGTTTCAACGATGATTTCCTCTCCCAGCACGGCCTGAAGCAATACTGCACGCTCTGCTCGCAGCAG GCTCACAACCATCACAAGAGGAAGAATCACAAACCCGTCGTCCTAAAGATCCCGGACTCCTTCCTGAAAGGTCAGGGAACAAAGAAGATCCCTCGAGAGACCCTGGAACTCTTCGCTGTGCTTTGTATAGAGACCAGTCACTACGTATCTTTCGTCAAGTACGGGGTGGAGAAGGGAAGTTGGATGTTCTTCGACAGTATGGCCGACCGATTTG GTAGTGAAAATGGCTACAACATCCCTCAGGTCAGCCTCTGCCCAGAGGTGGCCACTTACCTGGCCTCTCCGCTGAAAGACCTCATCAACCAGAACCCTCGTGAGATGAAAGGGGTCGCCAAACGCCTCTTCTGTGATGCCTATATGTACATGTACCAGTCCAGGAGGATGGCGCTCTACAAATGA
- the LOC140331923 gene encoding fucolectin-1-like, translating to MYNESSFVSRMKILISLLIFGLIEVTRADVCNVHPASVNLGLFGRTCQSSTFPGAPRPGPERAVDGVSETNHTMFTCAITNLEPEPWWSVDLEESYFIGVVYIVTRQDSCWDCLEGAELRVGNSPDYKNPVCAVIKNISRSKPILQFFCNGMQGRYVTIIHAGRSGIISLCECKIYQYIPGEKQPESLE from the exons ATGTATAATGAAAGCTCTTTTGTTAGCAGGATGAAGATTCTAATTTCCCTCCTAATCTTTGGACTGATAGAAGTTACAAGAGCCGATGTCTGCAATGTGCACCCAGCCT CGGTCAATTTGGGTCTTTTCGGAAGGACCTGCCAGAGCTCGACCTTCCCTGGGGCTCCGCGCCCCGGCCCGGAGCGAGCAGTAGACGGCGTTTCAGAGACAAACCATACAATGTTCACCTGCGCCATTACCAACCTGGAGCCGGaaccttggtggtcagtggaccTGGAAGAGAGTTATTTCATTGGTGTCGTGTATATTGTGACCAGACAGGACAGCTGCTGGGATTGTCTGGAGGGCGCTGAACTCCGAGTCGGAAATTCTCCCGACTACAAAAACCCAGT ATGTGCTGTCATCAAAAATATCTCCAGGTCAAAGCCCATCCTGCAATTCTTCTGCAATGGGATGCAGGGTCGCTATGTGACCATTATCCATGCCGGCCGATCGGGGATAATATCGCTCTGTGAATGTAAGATTTATCAGTACATTCCTGGGGAGAAGCAACCGGAGAGCCTGGAGTAA